One window of the Megalops cyprinoides isolate fMegCyp1 chromosome 2, fMegCyp1.pri, whole genome shotgun sequence genome contains the following:
- the LOC118795715 gene encoding ankyrin repeat domain-containing protein 12-like isoform X1, translating to MAKPGTGTMVEKQAGRKSKDKISSYTKTPKLDQSGLLGKEMKPKSSMKRKLAFAISPPRNEERESDTDSDPGHSSETWGGRLIAPCRIYADKDGPEKKKGKKETGSKKSTPVNILFGYPLSERKQMALLMQMTARDNSPDSTPSNLSQAAPVQKKSPSATSSRHKDKVNKRNERGETALHMAAIRGDAEQVKELIAAGADVNVKDFAGWTPLHEACNLGYYDVAKVLIAAGAEVNTQGLDDDTPLHDASSSGHKDIVKLLLQHGGNAFQANKRGERPVDVADSKELEKLLKGEAPLADSDNSSSESEEPSGVDDNKEYTDIDSKQKNGTEESASRPGLDEYEFKDEEEEEEEEKEDSSKSLNKRHMLRREPRQQEKDERDRNRFGAKQDRDRPPRTCKLKNQKTACVLYCSSEGSSDETSSERRSSSVCSLVSEGHAAEGRAKKETNPTAEQKQKGKVKIKNKNQSKNKENQELKEDRDENSKVMFLSSAVAGLENPDKTREEDSFKMSFSPKDEDSVHLFHLSSVMSPKRNHSTTDKMSTPLKLENLGSPSQVDSMKYNHHVEPDTSMETSSTRGFKHKEKSKHHHKDLSLDHEENTLDSTESALQKTDKEGKIIKKHKLKHQENERHRKENETETEKEKHRQSDYGKDGRKNLEFDREFWKENFFKSDENDELLLERTESPPSAQKTTEVSLVKEERAVKEKHPHSKDKRQKDEQEKDRDSKKEKELPCKEERRKEVDVSKQEDRMDCCVPYYGSEDSPHNTGVKEELEDQPITGTDAEEKLLDTPERGAQDKMEKRFFGKEKESEKVDKKHSDREKRIKTQHFSDKNELPNCREKWREREKAASSHSPIEKNHKESEKAKASLLLKKPEDNQKSKDKLDRKIEKEKQEKERYLAENRNKEKNGTDKKGKTSEKVTDIGRLDRLREKERDCEKKKKDKIKDITSSSSNLKLVLEEKKNIVSESNKTFHEKVKLKEEMQRALEKDGRERDGDRDADKYRERDRPKEKSQQMKTSKTKVTEVEAERTKPKSLPAPKNTRQKEKRLVNDDLMQTSFERMLSLKDQEIEQWHRKHKEKIKQKERERMKHQPGPELSKLKNKDKLKSSSGEPCVSQETVKEATSAKTLSLDTKSLSHAGKTGLCLENSINHSPRPETEKSGLMSRSASLISVASSEDSCQAAALTPRPLTEHDSDSMLEGLDSQPSILQSSSTMLSGESAAIHEKESEGSLDLVHRNRSSLLSRQESPTPRSKLDEDGKPVISGDRGYNEPCRDDAVSSGEHSQASAPVNSLASAQGSHSSQALLPRLGNCSSGKENLGNDSDNERNNPSCHLSLNNSSVSNRREPSLKDSDQAGSARISLSHSDASQWPATDVRLPGIAGPVLETNDQCTLAEDSRAEGLTETTASEVTSVQTKESLPVDTTGVFSLRHPSQKSLSTMGMTSDCCGENEDVCSDCSVILLQREERGLLLPSEPKANPTLYEDTLCTAGGKFEDQRMENGICDLSGRAKSGWESSTGPLTNSISSTTDSTEDCSLNASASSTEANDTQEGMETDGVVTDYTKQKPLKETIRSSGFQSYKNESGNRVLSTVLESSPDCKHQIEEMADGLNSEGKSGSGEMGENMSLPAEGGLQAHIITDVEIKLGEETSAILAPPEEKLQHLHQGACDSMHSSAPGDLCKEHSGVPSGHPPQAGDGASDASGAKTKVRLLEDDDAQVQHPRKRKLHRVLQPILPGLTLQQSKEKTQQSLAAIVDSLKLEEIQPYQTERANPYYEFLHIRKKIEEKRKVLCSVIPQAPQYYDEYVTFNGSYLLDGNPLSKLCIPTITPPPSLPEPLKEMFKQQEVVRMKLRLQHSIEREKLIVSNEQEVLRVHYRAARTLANQSLPFSACTVLLDAEVYNMPPDAQGDDCKTSVRDRFNARQFMSWLQDVDDKFDKLKTCLLMRQQHEAAALNAVQRLEWQLKLQELDPTAYKSTSIFEIPEFYIPLVDVSDDFELAPI from the exons ATGGCCAAGCCTGGGACTGGCACCATGGTGGAAAAACAAGCAGGAAGGAAG aGCAAAGATAAAATTTCCTCTTACACCAAGACTCCGAAGCTGGATCAGAGCGGGCTTTTGGGAAAGGAGATGAAACCAAAGTCTTCCATGAAACGCAAACTTGCCTTTGCTATCAGTCCTCCACGAAATGAGGAGCGGGAGTCTGACACAG ATTCAGACCCAGGACACTCAAGTGAAACCTGGGGGGGAAGATTAATCGCCCCCTGCAGGATTTACGCAG ATAAAGATGGTccagaaaagaagaaagggaagaaggaAACGGGAAGCAAGAAGTCGACGCCAGTGAACATTCTGTTCGGTTACCCCCTGTCTGAGAGGAAGCAGATGGCACTTCTAATGCAGATGACGGCAAGGGACAACAGCCCAG ACTCCACCCCTAGCAACCTGTCGCAGGCGGCGCCGGTGCAGAAGAAGAGCCCCAGCGCTACGTCGTCCCGGCACAAGGACAAGGTCAACAAGAGGAACGAGAGAGGCGAGACCGCCCTGCACATGGCCGCCATTCGAGGCGACGCCGAGCAAGTCAAAGAGCTCATCGCCGCCGGAGCGGACGTCAACGTCAAAGATTTCGCTG GCTGGACTCCACTACATGAAGCATGCAACCTGGGCTATTATGATGTGGCCAAAGTCCTGATCGCTGCAGGCGCAGAGGTCAACACACAGGGGCTAGACGATGACACTCCGTTACACGATGCCTCCAGCAGCGGGCATAAGGAC ATTGTGAAACTGCTGTTGCAGCATGGGGGCAACGCCTTCCAGGCTAACAAACGCGGAGAGCGTCCAGTTGATGTAGCGGACTCTaaggagctggagaagctgctgAAGGGTGAGGCGCCACTGGCCGATTCAGACAACAGTTCCTCAG AATCAGAAGAGCCCTCCGGCGTTGATGACAACAAGGAATACACAGACATtgacagcaaacagaaaaatggaacAGAAGAATCTGCCTCTAGGCCGGGATTGGATGAGTATGAATTcaaggacgaggaggaggaggaggaggaggagaaggaggactCTAGCAAATCACTAAATAAGAGACACATGTTAAGGCGGGAGCCAAGGCAGCAGGAGAAGGATGAGAGGGACAGGAACCGTTTTGGGGCCAAGCAGGACAGGGACAGGCCCCCACGTACCTGCAAGttgaaaaaccaaaaaacagccTGCGTGCTGTACTGCAGCTCTGAGGGCTCGAGTGATGAGACTTcttcagagaggaggagctcctctgtctgttctctcgTTAGTGAGGGGCACGCAGCAGAAGGAAGGGCTAAAAAAGAAACGAACCctacagcagaacaaaaacagaagggaAAAGTCAAGATTAAGaacaaaaatcaaagcaaaaataagGAAAACCAAGAACTGAAAGAGGACAGAGATGAAAACAGTAAAGTTatgttcctctcctctgctgtagCTGGGCTGGAGAACCCAGATAAGACTAGAGAGGAAGACTCTTTCAAGATGTCATTCAGCCCTAAAGATGAAGACTCTGTCCATTTATTTCATCTGTCGTCAGTGATGTCTCCCAAGCGTAACCATAGCACGACTGACAAGATGTCAACCCCTCTCAAACTTGAAAATTTGGGCAGTCCCAGTCAGGTGGACAGCATGAAGTACAACCACCATGTAGAACCAGACACCTCTATGGAGACCTCCAGTACCAGAGGCTTCAAACATAAGGAGAAAAGCAAGCATCACCACAAAGATCTCAGCTTGGATCATGAAGAGAACACCCTGGATAGTACTGAAAGTGCCTTGCAAAAAACCGACAAAGAGGGCAAAATAATCAAGAAACATAAACTGAAACACCAGGAGAACGAGAGGCACAGGAAGGAGAATGAGACTGAGACCGAGAAAGAGAAGCACAGGCAAAGTGACTATGGGAAAGATGGCCGCAAGAATCTGGAGTTTGACAGAGAGTTCTGGAAAGAGAACTTTTTCAAGAGTGATGAAAACGATGAACTTCTGCTTGAGAGAACGGAGTCTCCTCCGTCTGCTCAAAAAACAACAGAGGTGTCCCTTGtcaaagaggagagagcagtgaaagaaaaacacccTCACAGCAAAGACAAGAGGCAGAAAGATGAGCAGGAAAAGGACAGAGATTCTAAAAAGGAGAAGGAGCTTCCATGtaaagaggaaaggagaaaagaagTGGATGTGAGTAAGCAGGAAGATAGGATGGACTGTTGTGTTCCTTACTACGGGTCTGAAGATTCTCCCCACAATACTGGTGTGAAAGAAGAACTGGAGGATCAGCCTATCACTGGAACAGATGCTGAGGAAAAGCTGTTAGATACaccagagagaggagcacaaGACAAAATGGAGAAGAGGTTCTTCGGAAAGGAGAAGGAGTCTGAAAAGGTGGATAAAAAACAttctgacagagagaagagaattAAAACTCAGCACTTTTCGGATAAAAATGAACTCCCCAACTGCagagagaagtggagagagagagaaaaggctgcctcctctcactctcccataGAGAAAAATCACAAGGAGAGTGAAAAGGCAAAGGCAAGCTTGTTGTTGAAAAAGCCCGAGGACAACCAGAAAAGCAAAGACAAACTGGATCGAAAGattgagaaagaaaagcaagaaaaggAACGGTATCTGGCGGAGAACAGGAATAAAGAGAAAAACGGCACAgataagaaaggaaaaacatctgaaaaggtGACAGATATAGGTAGACTTGACAGACTAAGAGAAAAAGAGCGAGACtgtgagaaaaagaagaaagataaaataaagGACATTACTTCTTCCAGCTCAAACTTGAAATTGGTtctggaggagaagaagaacaTTGTATCCGAGAGCAATAAAACATTCCATGAAAAGgtgaaactgaaggaggaaaTGCAGAGGGCTCTGGAAAAAGACGGAAGGGAAAGGGACGGGGACAGAGATGCTGACAAATACAGAGAGCGGGACAGGCCTAAGGAGAAGTCTCAGCAAATGAAAACCAGCAAAACAAAGGTAACTGAGGTAGAGGCTGAAAGAACCAAACCAAAATCCTTGCCTGCACCCAAGAATACCCGTCAGAAAGAGAAAAGGCTCGTTAACGATGATCTAATGCAGACTAGCTTTGAACGAATGCTGAGTTTGAAAGATCAGGAGATTGAGCAGTGGCACAGGAAGCACAAAGAGAAAATCAAgcaaaaagaaagggagaggatgAAGCACCAACCCGGGCCAGAGCTCAGCAAGCTGAAGAACAAAGACAAGCTGAAAAGCTCATCAGGTGAGCCCTGCGTTAGTCAAGAGACGGTGAAGGAGGCCACCAGTGCAAAAACTTTATCCCTGGACACAAAGAGTCTTTCTCATGCTGGAAAGACAGGCTTGTGCCTGGAGAACAGCATTAACCACTCCCCAAGGCCAGAGACTGAGAAGTCTGGTTTGATGTCCAGATCTGCATCTCTGATCTCTGTGGCCAGTTCCGAAGACTCCTGCCAAGCGGCGGCACTTACACCAAGACCCCTTACTGAGCATGACTCAGATTCGATGCTGGAAGGTTTGGATTCTCAGCCGTCCATCTTGCAGTCTTCCAGTACCATGCTCTCAGGCGAGTCAGCAGCTATACATGAAAAAGAATCTGAAGGTTCTCTTGATCTGGTTCATCGAAACAGGTCCTCTCTGCTCAGTAGGCAGGAATCCCCTACCCCAAGATCAAAATTGGATGAAGATGGGAAACCTGTAATCTCTGGTGATAGAGGCTATAATGAGCCCTGCAGGGATGATGCAGTATCCAGTGGAGAGCATTCACAAGCCTCTGCTCCTGTAAACAGTTTGGCTTCTGCTCAGGGAAGCCACAGCAGCCAGGCACTGCTCCCAAGACTCGGTAATTGCAGCTCTGGCAAAGAGAATCTAGGCAATGACAGTGACAATGAGAGGAATAACCCAAGTTGTCATTTATCTCTTAACAATAGCTCTGTTTCAAACCGCAGAGAACCTTCATTGAAGGATTCAGATCAAGCTGGAAGTGCACGTATCAGTCTTTCACATTCAGATGCTTCACAGTGGCCGGCCACGGACGTGAGATTACCCGGTATTGCTGGTCCTGTGCTTGAGACAAATGACCAGTGTACACTCGCAGAAGACTCCAGAGCAGAAGGTTTAACTGAGACAACAGCTTCAGAAGTTACAAGCGTGCAAACTAAGGAATCCCTACCTGTGGACACAACAGGAGTGTTTTCATTGCGTCATCCTTCTCAAAAGTCGCTTTCCACAATGGGAATGACATCGGACTGCTGTGGTGAGAATGAAGATGTGTGCTCAGATTGCAGTGTTATTTTgctgcagagagaagaaaggggtTTACTTTTACCTTCTGAGCCCAAAGCAAACCCAACCTTATATGAGGATACTCTCTGCACTGCAGGTGGAAAATTTGAGGATCAGAGGATGGAAAATGGCATCTGTGATTTGTCTGGAAGGGCCAAAAGTGGATGGGAGAGCAGCACGGGTCCCTTAACGAATTCCATTAGTAGCACAACTGACAGTACTGAGGACTGTAGTCTAAATGCCAGTGCCAGCAGTACTGAAGCTAATGACACTCAGGAAGGTATGGAGACAGATGGTGTTGTTACAGATTATACCAAGCAAAAACCTCTCAAGGAAACCATAAGGTCAAGCGGTTTTCAGTCTTACAAAAATGAATCGGGTAACCGAGTGCTGTCAACTGTCTTGGAATCTAGTCCAGATTGCAAGCATCAAATCGAGGAGATGGCTGACGGTCTAAACAGCGAAGGGAAGAGTGGCTCCGGGGAGATGGGTGAGAACATGAGCCTTCCTGCAGAAGGTGGTCTGCAGGCGCACATCATAACTGATGTAGAGATCAAACTGGGTGAAGAGACGAGCGCCATTCTAGCTCCACCTGAAGAGAAGTTGCAGCATTTGCATCAGGGTGCATGCGACAGTATGCACAGTAGTGCCCCGGGGGATTTGTGCAAGGAGCACAGCGGTGTTCCTTCTGGGCATCCTCCTCAGGCAGGAGATGGGGCCTCTGACGCGTCTGGCGCCAAAACCAAAGTCAGACTTTTGGAAGACGATGACGCTCAGGTGCAACACCCGCGGAAGAGAAAGCTGCACCGCGTCCTTCAGCCCATTCTCCCAGGGCTCACCTTGCAGCAATCCAAGGAGAAGACCCAGCAGTCCCTGGCAGCCATCGTCGACTCGCTCAAGCTAGAGGAGATCCAGCCCTACCAGACTGAGAGGGCCAACCCGTACTACGAGTTCCTGCACATCCGCAAAAAGATTGAGGAGAAGCGGAAAGTTCTGTGCAGTGTCATCCCACAAGCCCCCCAGTACTATGACGAGTATGTGACCTTTAACGGATCCTACCTCTTGGATGGAAACCCACTCAGCAAGCTCTGTATTCCAACT ATAACACCACCTCCCTCGCTCCCCGAGCCACTGAAAGAGATGTTTAAACAGCAGGAGGTTGTTCGAATGAAGCTGCGTTTGCAACACAGCATTGAGCGG GAGAAGCTGATAGTTTCCAACGAGCAAGAGGTTTTGCGTGTCCATTACCGTGCAGCCAGAACACTAGCCAACCAGTCCCTTCCCTTCAGTGCTTGTACAGTTCTGCTGGACGCTGAAGTTTACAACATGCCTCCAGATGCCCAG GGTGATGATTGCAAAACCTCTGTGCGGGACCGATTCAATGCTCGACAGTTTATGTCTTGGTTACAAGACGTTGACGACAAGTTCGATAAGCTGAAG ACCTGCCTCCTGATGCGGCAGCAGCACGAAGCAGCGGCCCTCAACGCGGTGCAGCGGCTCGAGTGGCAGCtgaagctgcaggagctggaccCCACCGCCTACAAGTCCACAAGCATCTTCGAGATCCCCGAGTTCTACATACCGCTCGTCGATGTCAGCGATGACTTTGAACTCGCCCCGATTTGA